One genomic segment of Hordeum vulgare subsp. vulgare chromosome 2H, MorexV3_pseudomolecules_assembly, whole genome shotgun sequence includes these proteins:
- the LOC123425200 gene encoding transcription factor BHLH062-like: MVPRDMVNAPAERLHVQGSVVNKKCEKKVPKKIHKSEREKRKRGTQNDLFNELGAMLELDRQNNGKACVLGDTTRILKDLVSQVESLRKENTTLKNESHYVVLERNELRDDNSMLRNEILELQNKLRMGLQSNPIWSQDTTRSAVAVPYPTRGVFPVQHSPHPPVITSTALSLQPVITEQCYVAPPRELQLFPEVSSASTEDSELSQDQGISNSVTRPQARYPTPVVMSPVNEFSILPRMGEEQQYSSGTSEEV, encoded by the exons ATGGTGCCCAGGGACATGGTGAATGCCCCCGCCGAGAGGCTACACGTCCAAGG GTCTGTAGTGAACAAGAAGTGTGAGAAGAAGGTGCCAAAGAAAATCCACAAGTCAGAGAGGGAGAAGCGTAAGCGAGGCACGCAGAATGACCTCTTTAATGAGCTGGGAGCCATGCTAG AACTAGACAGGCAGAACAACGGGAAGGCATGTGTATTGGGTGACACTACACGGATACTGAAGGATTTAGTTTCACAAGTGGAATCTCTTCGGAAGGAGAATACCACACTGAAGAATGAATCTCACTAT GTTGTGTTGGAGAGAAATGAACTCCGTGATGATAACAGTATGCTTCGCAATGAAATCCTGGAGCTTCAGAACAAGCTTAGGATGGGTCTGCAAAGCAACCCTATTTGGAGCCAGGATACTACAAGATCAGCCGTCGCAGTACCTTATCCCACAAGAGGAGTGTTCCCAGTACAGCATTCACCACATCCACCAGTCATCACCTCGACGGCACTTTCTCTGCAACCTGTAATCACTGAGCAATGCTATGTTGCCCCACCACGAGAGCTACAGCTCTTCCCGGAAGTTTCATCTGCATCCACTGAAGACAGTGAACTGTCACAAGACCAGGGGATTTCCAATAGTGTAACACGGCCTCAGGCACGGTACCCTACACCAGTGGTGATGTCGCCAGTGAACGAATTCTCAATCCTTCCAAGGATGGGAGAGGAGCAACAATATAGTAGTGGCACTAGTGAGGAGGTTTAA
- the LOC123425592 gene encoding pentatricopeptide repeat-containing protein At1g26900, mitochondrial, with amino-acid sequence MPTRTPSPGKPLVTTITALLRSATRPAHLLQLHAAMLKASLFPHHALPTARLLASPLAPLPYALSLFAAIPCPTLFHHTALLRALSAAPCFSSAASASLAVLASARARLPALDEFAFQPLIALCAKNSGDDAAASLGRQVHALLLRYGFSGVVGLGNVLCHFYCCIGNIGDARRMFDEMPERDTVSWNTMIGSYARAGEISAAVEMFSAMRCCGVDVSATAVVVLVACVWQGESVHGFSVKTGFCKDVKVAAAVEGMYSRKGEIGCAKKVFEEATKKDLVLYNCMVDSCAKAGQIEEAMGLVDSMRQEGLKPNTGTLVGMLSACGVSGAIVPGRRIHELALELGLELDTALGTSLVDMYFKCGYPKEAIAVFYAMHDRDVMAWTAMIMGLGVNGQSDAAISLFHSMQQNGVTPNEVTFLAVLNACSHGGLVFEGKKHLESMVRQYGLSPHTEHYGCIIDLLGKAGRLDEAYELIRSLSSHGDVVGWRTLLAACRVHGNVELGRTVQTRLDAMGNHHPSDTILLSNAYALEGRWDEIAQVRDSEGQKMVMARKEAGCSSIEVSS; translated from the coding sequence ATGCCGACGCGGACGCCGTCGCCAGGGAAGCCGCTGGTGACCACGATCACGGCGCTGCTCAGGTCGGCGACGCGGCCGGCGCACCTGCTGCAGCTCCACGCGGCCATGCTCAAGGCCTCGCTCTTCCCTCACCACGCGCTCCCCACGGCCAGGCTGCTCGCCTCCCCGCTCGCGCCGCTGCCCTACGCGCTCTCGCTCTTCGCCGCCATTCCGTGCCCCACGCTCTTCCACCACACGGCCCTCCTCCGCGCCCTCTCCGCGGCGCCCTGCTTCTCCTCGGCCGCCTCCGCGTCCCTCGCCGTCCTCGCCTCCGCCCGCGCGCGCCTCCCCGCGCTGGACGAGTTCGCCTTCCAGCCGCTCATCGCGCTCTGCGCCAAGAACTCCGGCGACGACGCGGCGGCCTCGCTCGGGCGGCAGGTTCATGCGCTCCTGCTGCGGTACGGGTTCTCAGGCGTTGTGGGCCTGGGGAACGTGCTGTGCCACTTCTACTGCTGCATAGGGAACATAGGGGACGCGCGGAggatgttcgatgaaatgcctgagAGGGACACCGTGTCATGGAACACGATGATCGGGAGCTATGCCAGGGCCGGGGAGATCAGTGCGGCCGTGGAGATGTTCAGTGCTATGAGGTGCTGTGGTGTGGATGTCAGTGCGACGGCGGTGGTCGTGTTGGTTGCGTGTGTGTGGCAAGGGGAGTCAGTTCATGGGTTCAGCGTCAAGACAGGGTTCTGCAAGGATGTCAAGGTGGCGGCAGCAGTGGAGGGGATGTATTCTAGGAAAGGGGAGATTGGATGTGCAAAGAAGGTCTTCGAAGAGGCGACGAAGAAGGACTTGGTGCTATATAATTGCATGGTGGATAGCTGCGCAAAGGCCGGGCAAATCGAGGAGGCAATGGGCTTGGTGGATAGCATGAGACAGGAGGGACTGAAACCAAACACAGGGACTCTTGTGGGCATGCTCTCTGCGTGTGGAGTGTCAGGGGCAATCGTACCCGGTCGTCGCATCCATGAGCTTGCGCTGGAGCTTGGCCTTGAGCTTGACACTGCATTAGGAACATCGCTTGTGGATATGTACTTCAAATGTGGCTACCCCAAGGAGGCAATTGCGGTTTTTTATGCAATGCACGACAGGGATGTGATGGCATGGACTGCGATGATCATGGGATTGGGAGTTAATGGGCAGTCAGATGCCGCGATATCCCTGTTTCACTCGATGCAACAAAACGGTGTCACTCCTAACGAGGTTACCTTTCTTGCGGTGCTGAATGCTTGTAGCCATGGCGGGTTAGTGTTTGAAGGGAAGAAGCACCTCGAGAGCATGGTGCGGCAATATGGCCTATCTCCTCACACCGAACACTATGGTTGCATAATCGATCTCCTGGGAAAGGCGGGGCGATTGGATGAAGCTTATGAGCTTATAAGAAGTTTGTCCTCCCATGGCGATGTTGTGGGATGGAGAACTTTGCTTGCAGCCTGCAGGGTTCATGGCAATGTCGAGTTGGGGAGGACGGTACAGACACGGTTGGACGCCATGGGCAATCACCATCCGTCAGATACCATTCTACTGTCGAACGCATACGCACTGGAAGGCCGTTGGGATGAAATAGCACAGGTCAGGGATTCAGAAGGGCAGAAAATGGTCATGGCCAGGAAAGAAGCGGGCTGCAGCTCCATCGAAGTGTCCTCGTAA
- the LOC123425201 gene encoding 40S ribosomal protein S9-2, which translates to MVHVNFYRNYGKTFKKPRRPYEKERLDAELKLVGEYGLRAKRELWRVQYALSRIRNAARELLTLDEKSPRRIFEGAALLRRMNRYGLLSEDQNKLDYVLALTVENFLQRRLQTIVFKNGMAKSIHHARVLIRQRHIRVGKQLVNIPSFMVRVDTEKHVDFSLTSPLGGGPAGRVKRKNQKKASGGGGDEGEEEED; encoded by the exons ATGGTGCACGTCAACTTCTACCGCAACT ATGGTAAGACCTTCAAGAAGCCAAGGCGTCCGTATGAGAAGGAGCGTCTTGACGCTGAGCTGAAGCTGGTTGGGGAGTACGGTCTGCGGGCCAAGCGTGAGCTCTGGCGCGTGCAGTATGCTCTGAGCCGCATCCGGAATGCTGCCAGGGAGCTGCTCACCCTGGATGAGAAGAGCCCCCGCCGCATCTTTGAGGGTGCAGCGCTGCTCCGCCGCATGAACCGCTATGGTCTTCTCAGTGAGGACCAAAACAAGCTTGATTACGTGCTTGCCCTCACTGTTGAGAACTTCCTCCAGCGCCGTCTCCAGACCATCGTGTTCAAGAATGGCATGGCCAAGTCAATCCACCATGCTCGTGTCCTTATCCGGCAGCGCCACATCAG GGTTGGAAAGCAGCTCGTCAACATTCCTTCTTTCATGGTGAGGGTTGACACAGAGAAGCACGTCGACTTCTCACTCACCAGCCCCCTGGGTGGTGGCCCTGCTGGAAGAGTGAAGCGGAAGAACCAGAAGAAGGCCTCAGGAGGTGGTGGTGACgagggcgaggaggaggaagactaa